Proteins encoded by one window of Pseudonocardia alni:
- a CDS encoding aldo/keto reductase, with translation MQRRPVGSSGLEVSRVGLGTMTWGEDTSPADAADQLRAFVDVGGTLVETAEDYGGGAAQQVLGGLLRGTVRRDDVVLAGRGTAAPDAGERASRTALLRSLDRTLRRLGTGHLDLWQFPGWDPRVPLDETLSAVQVAVYSGRVRYAGLVAPAGWQLATVAGGATAGPDPAVCRPVSAQVEYSLLAREPEAELLPAARYHGLGLLAWAPLGRGVLTGKYTDGTPADSRGASALLASYVEARRTEHSARIVQSVLTAADGLGTSPLSVALTWVRDRPGVASAVVGARDAAQLRASLAAEDLVLPAEIRTALDDVSDPV, from the coding sequence GTGCAACGCAGACCGGTGGGCAGCAGCGGCCTCGAGGTGTCGCGGGTCGGCCTGGGCACCATGACCTGGGGCGAGGACACCTCCCCCGCCGATGCCGCGGACCAGCTGCGCGCGTTCGTCGACGTCGGCGGGACCCTCGTCGAGACCGCCGAGGACTACGGCGGCGGCGCCGCCCAGCAGGTGCTCGGCGGGCTGCTGCGGGGCACCGTGCGTCGCGACGACGTCGTCCTCGCCGGACGCGGCACGGCCGCCCCCGACGCGGGTGAACGGGCCTCGCGGACCGCGCTGCTGCGCTCACTGGACCGCACGCTGCGCCGGCTGGGCACCGGGCACCTGGACCTGTGGCAGTTCCCCGGCTGGGACCCCCGGGTGCCGCTGGACGAGACGCTGTCCGCGGTGCAGGTCGCCGTCTACTCCGGACGGGTGCGCTACGCCGGGCTGGTCGCCCCGGCCGGCTGGCAGCTGGCGACCGTCGCGGGTGGCGCCACCGCCGGGCCCGACCCGGCCGTCTGCCGTCCGGTGTCGGCGCAGGTGGAGTACTCGCTGCTCGCCCGGGAACCGGAGGCCGAGCTCCTGCCCGCCGCCCGGTACCACGGCCTCGGGCTGCTGGCCTGGGCTCCGCTGGGCCGGGGGGTGCTCACGGGCAAGTACACCGACGGCACCCCGGCGGACTCGCGGGGCGCGAGCGCGCTGCTGGCCTCGTACGTGGAGGCGCGCCGCACCGAGCACTCGGCGCGGATCGTCCAGTCGGTCCTCACCGCCGCCGACGGGCTCGGCACCTCACCGCTGTCGGTGGCGCTGACCTGGGTGCGGGACCGCCCGGGGGTGGCCTCGGCCGTCGTCGGGGCGCGGGATGCGGCCCAGCTGCGGGCCTCGCTCGCAGCCGAGGACCTCGTGCTGCCCGCCGAGATCCGCACCGCGCTCGACGACGTGAGCGACCCCGTCTGA
- a CDS encoding undecaprenyl-diphosphate phosphatase encodes MSWLEVVVLGIVQGLTEFLPVSSSAHLRIVSAVGFGGDPGAAFTAVSQLGTEAAVIVYFAKDIWHLFLTWVRGFRDAEVRATDDYRLAWLVIIGSVPIAVLGVLFKDQIEGVARNLWLVATTLIVFGVLLGLAERFGKQVKPVERITVKDGILLGFAQAMALIPGVSRSGGTITAGLFLGLTRPAIVRYSFLLAIPSVFGAGLFTLPDVFAGDGPSGAQMLVAVVVAFVVGYAVIAWLLRFVQNNTVYVFVAYRIALGVALLAALSLGAVSAY; translated from the coding sequence GTGAGCTGGCTCGAGGTCGTCGTCCTCGGGATCGTCCAGGGGCTCACCGAGTTCCTCCCGGTGTCCTCCTCGGCGCACCTGCGGATCGTCTCGGCGGTCGGTTTCGGCGGGGACCCGGGGGCGGCGTTCACCGCCGTCTCCCAGCTCGGCACCGAGGCCGCGGTGATCGTCTACTTCGCCAAGGACATCTGGCACCTGTTCCTCACCTGGGTGCGCGGGTTCCGCGACGCGGAGGTCCGCGCCACCGACGACTACCGGCTGGCCTGGCTGGTCATCATCGGGTCGGTCCCGATCGCGGTGCTCGGGGTGCTGTTCAAGGACCAGATCGAGGGCGTCGCCCGGAACCTCTGGCTGGTCGCGACCACGCTGATCGTGTTCGGTGTCCTGCTCGGCCTGGCCGAGCGCTTCGGCAAGCAGGTCAAGCCGGTCGAACGGATCACCGTCAAGGACGGCATCCTGCTCGGCTTCGCCCAGGCCATGGCGCTGATCCCGGGCGTCTCGCGGTCCGGTGGCACGATCACCGCCGGCCTGTTCCTGGGGCTGACCCGGCCCGCGATCGTGCGGTACTCGTTCCTGCTGGCGATCCCGTCGGTGTTCGGGGCCGGCCTGTTCACGCTGCCCGACGTGTTCGCCGGCGACGGCCCGTCCGGGGCGCAGATGCTCGTGGCGGTGGTGGTCGCGTTCGTCGTCGGCTACGCGGTGATCGCCTGGCTGCTCCGGTTCGTGCAGAACAACACCGTCTACGTGTTCGTCGCCTACCGGATCGCGCTGGGTGTCGCCCTGCTCGCCGCCCTGTCGCTCGGCGCGGTCAGCGCGTACTGA
- a CDS encoding histidine phosphatase family protein, giving the protein MTTLILLRHGRSTANTAGVLAGRTPGVELDDRGREQAAAVVDRLATLPIASVVTSPLERCRQTVAPLAAARGLEPVVEDDLAEVDYGAWTGRKITDLLKEDLWKVVQAHPSAATFPDGESLAGMQARSVAAVRRHVARVRAEHGEDAIVLACSHGDVIKAILADALASHLDNFQRIVVDTCSVSVVTYTELRPFVARMNEQSGDVASLVPKPKPAEGEEQPVNASDAVVGGSTNA; this is encoded by the coding sequence GTGACGACCTTGATCCTGCTGCGGCACGGCCGGTCCACCGCGAACACCGCGGGCGTGCTGGCCGGGCGCACCCCGGGCGTGGAGCTCGACGACCGCGGCCGCGAGCAGGCGGCGGCCGTCGTCGACCGGCTCGCGACCCTGCCGATCGCCTCGGTCGTGACCTCCCCGCTGGAGCGGTGCCGCCAGACCGTCGCGCCGCTCGCGGCGGCCCGCGGGCTGGAGCCGGTCGTCGAGGACGACCTGGCCGAGGTCGACTACGGCGCGTGGACCGGGCGGAAGATCACCGACCTGCTCAAGGAGGACCTGTGGAAGGTCGTCCAGGCGCACCCGTCGGCCGCGACCTTCCCGGACGGCGAGTCCCTGGCCGGGATGCAGGCCCGCTCGGTCGCGGCGGTGCGTCGCCACGTCGCCCGGGTCCGGGCCGAGCACGGCGAGGACGCGATCGTCCTGGCCTGCAGCCACGGGGACGTGATCAAGGCGATCCTCGCCGACGCGCTGGCCAGCCACCTCGACAACTTCCAGCGGATCGTCGTCGACACCTGCTCGGTGAGCGTCGTCACCTACACCGAGCTGCGGCCGTTCGTCGCGCGGATGAACGAGCAGTCCGGCGACGTCGCGAGCCTGGTCCCCAAGCCGAAGCCCGCCGAGGGCGAGGAACAGCCGGTGAACGCCTCCGACGCCGTGGTCGGGGGTTCCACGAACGCGTGA
- a CDS encoding DUF3090 domain-containing protein: MARVIHVFRRPDRFVAGTVGEPGDRAFYLQAIESSRTISVLLEKQQVSVLAERITALLGEVSKRFGEDNLLGATVATGSSDSDPLAVPLEEEFRVGTMGLGWDADSSSIVVELLAVTEEEIDESVVLDDTEEGPDALRVFLSPTAAKAFAERAEKVVDAGRAPCPLCAEPLDPEGHVCVRLNGYHDRNPVAGTE, translated from the coding sequence ATGGCACGCGTCATCCACGTCTTCCGCCGACCCGACCGCTTCGTGGCCGGGACCGTCGGCGAGCCCGGCGATCGCGCCTTCTACCTGCAGGCGATCGAGAGCAGCCGCACGATCAGTGTGCTGCTGGAGAAACAGCAGGTCTCGGTGCTGGCCGAACGCATCACGGCGCTGCTGGGCGAGGTGTCGAAGCGCTTCGGCGAGGACAACCTGCTCGGCGCGACCGTGGCCACGGGGTCCTCGGACAGCGACCCGCTCGCGGTCCCGCTGGAGGAGGAGTTCCGGGTCGGGACCATGGGCCTGGGCTGGGACGCCGACTCGAGCTCGATCGTCGTCGAGCTGCTCGCGGTCACCGAGGAGGAGATCGACGAGTCGGTCGTCCTCGACGACACCGAGGAGGGCCCGGACGCGCTGCGCGTGTTCCTGTCCCCGACGGCGGCCAAGGCCTTCGCCGAGCGCGCCGAGAAGGTCGTCGACGCGGGCCGTGCCCCGTGCCCGCTCTGCGCCGAGCCGCTCGACCCCGAGGGCCACGTCTGCGTGCGCCTCAACGGCTACCACGACCGCAACCCCGTGGCCGGGACGGAGTGA
- a CDS encoding SCO1664 family protein, with protein sequence MDITGRMVDASNATLFGTVSLDGVELRCVYKPVRGERPLWDFPDGTLAGREVGAFLVSEISGLDVVPPTVLRDQAPFGTGMVQAWVSSGDEGALSEPPADDAGDELDGDITEETVQLATESLVELCEPHEIPGGWLPVLRARDGAGDPVVLVHADHPQLRDMALFDVVVNNADRKGGHVILAGDGDVYGVDHGLTLHTEPKLRTVLWGWVGDELGEEHTAVLKELRARLAGEFADVLGEHVTRREVAALRSRIDHLLAEPRFPGPDGYGPAIPWPAF encoded by the coding sequence ATGGACATCACGGGCCGGATGGTCGACGCCTCCAACGCCACCCTGTTCGGCACCGTCTCCCTCGACGGCGTCGAGCTGCGCTGCGTGTACAAGCCGGTGCGGGGGGAGCGCCCGCTGTGGGACTTCCCGGACGGCACCCTCGCCGGGCGCGAGGTCGGTGCCTTCCTCGTCTCCGAGATCTCCGGGCTCGACGTCGTCCCGCCCACGGTGCTGCGCGACCAGGCCCCGTTCGGGACCGGCATGGTGCAGGCCTGGGTCTCCTCGGGGGACGAGGGCGCCCTGTCCGAGCCACCCGCCGACGACGCGGGCGACGAGCTGGACGGCGACATCACCGAGGAGACCGTCCAGCTCGCCACCGAGTCGCTGGTCGAGCTGTGCGAGCCGCACGAGATCCCCGGCGGCTGGCTGCCGGTGCTCCGTGCCCGGGACGGCGCGGGGGACCCGGTGGTGCTGGTCCACGCCGACCACCCTCAGCTGCGGGACATGGCGCTGTTCGACGTCGTCGTCAACAACGCCGACCGCAAGGGCGGGCACGTGATCCTCGCCGGGGACGGCGACGTCTACGGCGTGGACCACGGCCTGACCCTGCACACCGAGCCGAAGCTGCGCACCGTCCTGTGGGGCTGGGTCGGGGACGAGCTCGGCGAGGAGCACACGGCCGTCCTCAAGGAGCTGCGCGCCCGGCTGGCGGGCGAGTTCGCCGACGTCCTCGGCGAGCACGTCACCCGCCGCGAGGTCGCGGCGCTGCGCTCCCGGATCGACCACCTGCTCGCCGAGCCGCGCTTCCCCGGCCCGGACGGCTACGGCCCGGCCATCCCCTGGCCGGCGTTCTAG
- a CDS encoding UvrD-helicase domain-containing protein → MDQHLKYNTDGKTPATSASAYEAELTRETRHLRGLHALLDDELAAAGAQARGAAAERAGEQLSARWERDVSVHRASERVRTLTAARAGLCFGRLDHVDGAAPTRVGRIGLTDPADGESALVDWRAPAAQPFYCATPVTPLGVTRRRHYTVAGTAPHERVAGFHDDLLDGDGPGTGTVSASDPALLAALTAPRGTRMRDIVTTIQSEQDEIIRLPLSGTVVIEGGPGTGKTAVALHRIAYLLYTHRDRLARSGVLVVGPSAGFVHYVGGVLPALGESAVVFTTPGRLAHGVVAEATDPPGTTRLKGDLAMVDVLRRAVDDRQELPGAPVAIEMDDVTVEIGTAPAAEARRRARATGQPHNIARATFRDTLGRLLVDQGLERLEVGLEDPPELAELLAGLDIPEIEPAGAAEVSAEMRAELRDALRTDPRFHAAVEQLWPVLTPQRALAELYADPDRLAAAGAPESLRREPGTPWTVADAPLLDELAELLGPVPDGTPATAPEPDSAYAAEVLTVLESADRSLAGEDPDELRPTDFVTADMLAQRHVAGVPLTVAERAASDRDWRYGHLVVDEAQELSAMDWHVLLRRCPARSITAVGDLAQRSAPAGARAWADVLAPHLAGRWTHRTLTVNYRTPSEIMDAAARVLATYAPDRRPPESVRSTGEQPWTRTVPAGELGAAVRAAVDDERARTADGTVTVIAPPGTDLGAPGVPVHTPVSSKGLEFDAVVIVDPERIRAADPADLYVAMTRATQRLGLLEVTG, encoded by the coding sequence GTGGACCAGCACCTTAAGTATAACACGGATGGCAAGACCCCGGCGACCTCCGCTTCCGCCTACGAGGCGGAGCTGACCCGCGAGACCCGGCACCTCCGCGGGCTGCACGCCCTGCTCGACGACGAGCTCGCCGCCGCGGGCGCGCAGGCCCGGGGCGCCGCCGCCGAGCGTGCCGGGGAGCAGCTCAGCGCCCGCTGGGAACGCGACGTGTCGGTGCACCGCGCCTCGGAGCGGGTGCGCACGCTCACCGCGGCCCGCGCGGGACTGTGCTTCGGGCGTCTCGACCACGTCGACGGGGCCGCCCCGACCCGGGTCGGCCGGATCGGGCTGACCGACCCGGCCGACGGCGAGAGCGCGCTGGTCGACTGGCGGGCGCCGGCCGCGCAGCCCTTCTACTGCGCCACCCCGGTCACCCCGCTCGGTGTGACCCGGCGCCGGCACTACACCGTCGCCGGCACCGCGCCGCACGAGCGGGTCGCCGGCTTCCACGACGACCTCCTCGACGGCGACGGGCCCGGCACCGGGACCGTGTCGGCGTCGGACCCCGCGCTCCTCGCCGCCCTCACCGCGCCGCGCGGGACCCGCATGCGCGACATCGTCACCACCATCCAGTCCGAGCAGGACGAGATCATCCGTCTGCCGCTGTCGGGCACCGTCGTGATCGAGGGCGGCCCCGGGACGGGCAAGACCGCCGTCGCGCTGCACCGGATCGCGTACCTGCTCTACACCCACCGCGACCGGCTCGCCCGCAGCGGCGTGCTCGTCGTCGGGCCGAGTGCGGGGTTCGTGCACTACGTCGGCGGGGTACTGCCCGCGCTCGGCGAGTCCGCGGTCGTGTTCACCACCCCCGGACGCCTCGCGCACGGCGTCGTGGCGGAGGCGACCGACCCGCCGGGGACGACCCGGCTCAAGGGCGACCTCGCGATGGTCGACGTGCTGCGCCGCGCCGTCGACGACCGCCAGGAGCTGCCCGGGGCACCGGTCGCGATCGAGATGGACGACGTCACCGTCGAGATCGGCACGGCGCCGGCCGCCGAGGCGCGCCGCCGGGCCCGTGCCACCGGGCAGCCGCACAACATCGCCCGCGCCACGTTCCGCGACACCCTCGGGCGGCTGCTCGTCGACCAGGGGCTGGAGCGGCTCGAGGTCGGTCTGGAGGACCCGCCGGAGCTCGCGGAGCTGCTGGCGGGGCTGGACATCCCGGAGATCGAGCCCGCCGGGGCGGCCGAGGTGTCGGCCGAGATGCGGGCCGAGCTGCGCGACGCGTTGCGCACCGACCCCCGGTTCCACGCGGCCGTCGAGCAGCTGTGGCCGGTACTGACCCCGCAGCGGGCCCTGGCCGAGCTGTACGCCGACCCGGACCGGCTGGCCGCCGCGGGTGCTCCGGAGTCGCTGCGGCGGGAACCGGGCACGCCGTGGACCGTGGCCGACGCGCCCCTGCTCGACGAGCTCGCCGAGCTACTCGGCCCGGTCCCCGACGGGACACCCGCCACGGCACCGGAGCCGGACAGCGCCTACGCCGCCGAGGTGCTGACCGTGCTGGAGTCCGCGGACCGGTCGCTCGCCGGGGAGGACCCGGACGAGCTGCGGCCCACCGACTTCGTGACCGCGGACATGCTCGCGCAGCGGCACGTCGCCGGGGTGCCGCTGACCGTGGCCGAGCGCGCGGCGTCGGACCGGGACTGGCGCTACGGGCACCTCGTCGTCGACGAGGCGCAGGAGCTGTCCGCGATGGACTGGCACGTGCTGCTGCGGCGCTGCCCGGCGCGGTCGATCACCGCGGTCGGCGACCTCGCCCAGCGCAGCGCCCCGGCCGGCGCCCGGGCCTGGGCCGACGTGCTCGCCCCGCACCTGGCCGGACGCTGGACGCACCGCACGCTGACGGTGAACTACCGGACGCCGTCGGAGATCATGGACGCCGCCGCGCGGGTGCTGGCGACCTACGCCCCGGACCGTCGCCCGCCGGAGTCGGTGCGCAGCACCGGTGAGCAGCCGTGGACGCGCACGGTCCCGGCCGGGGAGCTCGGCGCCGCGGTCCGCGCCGCCGTCGACGACGAGCGGGCCCGCACCGCCGACGGGACGGTCACCGTCATCGCCCCGCCCGGCACCGACCTGGGGGCCCCCGGCGTGCCGGTGCACACCCCGGTGTCGTCGAAGGGCCTGGAGTTCGACGCCGTCGTGATCGTCGACCCGGAGCGGATCCGGGCGGCCGACCCGGCGGACCTCTACGTCGCGATGACCCGCGCGACGCAGCGGCTCGGGCTCCTGGAGGTGACCGGCTAG
- a CDS encoding sulfite exporter TauE/SafE family protein, whose translation MVRLSPDTDRDGRAVPVGVTGLVGGVVGGLIGGGSGVLFVPALDRFTAMSRARIHGSSTIANIGVCVAGAAAYALGGGSLDLRTGAGLIVGGTVGGWIGPKLLARASETLLRVLLVAVLVLTAAKLLVDALGVPLLGGAVVPASLVADPWFLYPTATVVGLVIGAWAGAMGLGGGLLAVPAMVLLFGTDLHVAAGTSLLMFIPNSIVGTVVHLRQGTASGKWGTVLAVTAAPGTVAGAVLGLALDAVVLGLVFGTFATAMAARETVGLVRRRRK comes from the coding sequence ATGGTCCGCCTCTCCCCCGACACGGACCGGGACGGCCGGGCCGTGCCGGTGGGCGTGACCGGCCTGGTCGGTGGCGTCGTCGGCGGGCTGATCGGCGGCGGCAGCGGAGTGCTGTTCGTGCCCGCGCTCGACCGGTTCACCGCGATGTCGCGGGCCCGGATCCACGGCTCGTCGACGATCGCGAACATCGGGGTCTGCGTCGCCGGTGCGGCCGCCTACGCGCTCGGCGGCGGGTCGCTGGACCTGCGGACCGGCGCCGGGCTGATCGTCGGTGGCACGGTCGGCGGGTGGATCGGCCCGAAGCTGCTGGCGCGCGCGTCGGAGACGCTGCTGCGGGTCCTGCTGGTGGCCGTGCTGGTGCTGACGGCGGCGAAGCTGCTCGTCGACGCGCTGGGCGTGCCGCTGCTCGGCGGGGCGGTGGTGCCGGCGTCGCTGGTCGCCGATCCCTGGTTCCTGTATCCGACGGCGACGGTGGTCGGCCTGGTCATCGGCGCCTGGGCGGGTGCGATGGGACTCGGCGGCGGGCTGCTCGCGGTGCCGGCGATGGTGCTGCTGTTCGGCACGGATCTGCACGTCGCGGCCGGGACATCGCTGCTGATGTTCATCCCGAACTCGATCGTCGGGACGGTCGTGCACCTGCGTCAGGGCACCGCGTCCGGGAAGTGGGGCACTGTACTGGCGGTGACCGCCGCGCCGGGCACGGTGGCGGGCGCGGTCCTCGGCCTGGCGCTCGACGCGGTCGTGCTGGGGCTGGTGTTCGGCACGTTCGCGACCGCGATGGCGGCGCGCGAGACCGTCGGACTGGTCCGCCGACGACGGAAATGA
- a CDS encoding alpha/beta fold hydrolase yields MTLPAPQRITVPGTTLPEITLSVHDTGGDGSPVLLLHGWPDRAALWTHQAAALAGAGYRVVVPDLRGFGDSDRPAEVEHYRMRALAADVFGVADALGIDRFALAGHDWGASLGWALTLASPRVTRYAAFSVGHPAAFATAGFRQKAMSWYMLWFQFPGVAEQVMPADDWQFLRGWLHATLPEGHPMAARQLADLSRPGALTASLNWYRANIDPATFVPTTIPQPPRITVPTMGVWSDGDLALTEGQMRGSSAYVDDFRFELVEGCGHWIPEEAPEAASALLADFLAG; encoded by the coding sequence ATGACGCTCCCGGCCCCGCAGCGGATCACCGTCCCCGGCACGACCCTGCCCGAGATCACCCTGTCCGTGCACGACACCGGCGGCGACGGCAGCCCCGTCCTGCTGCTGCACGGCTGGCCGGACCGGGCCGCCCTGTGGACCCACCAGGCGGCCGCGCTCGCCGGGGCCGGGTACCGCGTCGTCGTCCCGGACCTGCGCGGCTTCGGGGACTCCGACCGGCCCGCCGAGGTCGAGCACTACCGGATGCGGGCCCTGGCCGCCGACGTCTTCGGCGTCGCGGACGCGCTCGGCATCGACCGGTTCGCCCTCGCCGGGCACGACTGGGGCGCCTCCCTCGGCTGGGCCCTCACCCTCGCCTCGCCGCGGGTGACCCGCTACGCCGCGTTCTCCGTCGGACACCCGGCCGCGTTCGCCACCGCGGGGTTCCGGCAGAAGGCGATGTCCTGGTACATGCTCTGGTTCCAGTTCCCCGGCGTCGCCGAGCAGGTGATGCCGGCCGACGACTGGCAGTTCCTGCGCGGCTGGCTGCACGCGACGCTGCCCGAGGGACATCCGATGGCCGCCCGCCAGCTCGCCGACCTGTCCCGGCCGGGCGCCCTGACGGCGTCGCTGAACTGGTACCGCGCCAACATCGACCCGGCGACGTTCGTGCCCACCACGATCCCGCAGCCCCCGCGGATCACGGTGCCGACGATGGGGGTGTGGAGCGACGGCGACCTCGCGCTCACCGAGGGGCAGATGCGGGGCTCCTCGGCGTACGTCGACGACTTCCGCTTCGAGCTCGTCGAGGGCTGCGGGCACTGGATCCCGGAGGAGGCGCCGGAGGCTGCGAGCGCGCTGCTCGCCGACTTCCTCGCGGGGTGA
- the gndA gene encoding NADP-dependent phosphogluconate dehydrogenase, translating into MAEKSRIGVTGLAVMGANLARNMARRGFPVAVHNRTTSKTTEFMKDYGDEGAFTGTESLQEFVDALETPRKIVVMVKAGKPVDAVIDELAPLLDSGDIIIDAGNSHFPDTDRRAAYCEERGLRFMGIGVSGGEEGALNGPSIMPGGPQEAYGEVEEILTAIAANVNGTPCCTHVGPGGAGHYVKMVHNGIEYADIQLIAEAYDLLTHVAGLSAPEIGKIFEEWNSGDLESFLIEITGIVLAKTDEKTGKPLVDVIVDQAEQKGTGRWTAIDALDLGVPLTGITEAVFARTLSNLRDERREASTTLGGPTPGSGKNRDELVEDIRQALYASKVVAYAQGFAQMRAASQANDWDLDLGAMARIWRGGCIIRAQFLNRITEAYESHPDLDNLLMVPYFTEAVANAQDAWRRVVVTATEQGVAIPAFSSSLSYYDGYRRERGPANLIQGLRDYFGAHTYARTDADGKFHTRWSQDGSEVAAD; encoded by the coding sequence ATGGCGGAGAAGAGCCGGATCGGGGTCACCGGGCTGGCGGTGATGGGGGCGAACCTCGCCCGCAACATGGCCCGCCGTGGCTTCCCGGTGGCGGTGCACAACCGCACCACCTCGAAGACGACCGAATTCATGAAGGACTACGGCGACGAGGGTGCCTTCACCGGCACCGAGTCGCTGCAGGAGTTCGTCGACGCGCTGGAGACCCCGCGCAAGATCGTCGTCATGGTGAAGGCGGGCAAGCCGGTCGACGCCGTCATCGACGAGCTGGCCCCGCTGCTCGACAGCGGCGACATCATCATCGACGCCGGCAACTCGCACTTCCCCGACACCGACCGCCGTGCCGCGTACTGCGAGGAGCGCGGGCTGCGCTTCATGGGCATCGGTGTGTCCGGCGGCGAGGAGGGCGCCCTCAACGGGCCGAGCATCATGCCCGGCGGCCCGCAGGAGGCCTACGGCGAGGTCGAGGAGATCCTCACCGCGATCGCCGCGAACGTCAACGGTACCCCGTGCTGCACCCACGTCGGCCCCGGCGGCGCCGGGCACTACGTGAAGATGGTGCACAACGGCATCGAGTACGCCGACATCCAGCTCATCGCCGAGGCCTACGACCTGCTCACGCACGTCGCCGGGCTGTCCGCGCCGGAGATCGGGAAGATCTTCGAGGAGTGGAACTCGGGCGACCTCGAGTCCTTCCTCATCGAGATCACCGGCATCGTGCTGGCCAAGACCGATGAGAAGACCGGGAAGCCGCTCGTCGACGTGATCGTCGACCAGGCCGAGCAGAAGGGCACCGGCCGCTGGACGGCCATCGACGCGCTCGACCTCGGCGTCCCGCTGACCGGCATCACCGAGGCCGTGTTCGCCCGCACGCTGTCCAACCTGCGCGACGAGCGCCGGGAGGCCTCGACGACTCTGGGCGGCCCGACCCCGGGCTCGGGGAAGAACCGCGACGAGCTCGTCGAGGACATCCGCCAGGCGCTCTACGCGTCCAAGGTCGTCGCCTACGCCCAGGGCTTCGCGCAGATGCGCGCCGCCTCGCAGGCCAACGACTGGGACCTCGACCTCGGCGCGATGGCCCGGATCTGGCGCGGCGGCTGCATCATCCGCGCCCAGTTCCTCAACCGGATCACCGAGGCCTACGAGTCCCACCCGGACCTGGACAACCTGCTGATGGTCCCGTACTTCACCGAGGCCGTCGCGAACGCACAGGACGCGTGGCGCCGGGTCGTGGTGACCGCGACCGAGCAGGGTGTGGCGATCCCCGCGTTCTCCTCCAGCCTGTCCTACTACGACGGCTACCGTCGCGAGCGCGGCCCGGCCAACCTCATCCAGGGGCTGCGCGACTACTTCGGCGCGCACACCTACGCGCGCACCGACGCCGACGGCAAGTTCCACACCCGCTGGAGCCAGGACGGCAGCGAGGTCGCCGCGGACTGA